ATTCATTTGTAATCCATTTGGAATCCTTTGAATTTGTGGCTATTTTCCCATCTAGAGTAATAGCACATTTTAAGAATAAGTATGGTTTTTTAGTTTGGATATATTTGAAAAAAACTTTGTTTAAATTTTTAACTTCCTTTTCAAGGACTCCAACAACAACTTCAATACCAGCATCTTCTAATATTTTTTTCCCATTTCCTGAAACTAAAGGATTAGGGTCTAAAGTTCCAATAACACATTTTTTAATACCCATTTCCTTTATTTTTTTTACACAAGGTGGAGTTTTACCTTGATGAGAACAAGGTTCTAAAGTTACATAAATAGTTGCATCCTTTGCATCTTCCCCAGCTTGATCAAGAGCATAAACCTCAGCATGTGGGCCACCAAAAAATTTATGATAACCTTTACCAATAATTTTGTTATTTTTAACTACAACAGCCCCAACCAATGGATTTGGATTAACATAACCTTCTCCTTTTAATGCAAGGGTAAGGGCTAAATTCATGTACTTTTGATCCATGATATTACATCTCCTTTAGTAGATTACACATTTCTATAGCACCATTAGCAACATCAAAACCTTTGTTTCCAGCCTTTGTTCCTGCTCTTTCAATAGCTTCTTCAATGCTGTTAGTTGTTAACACACCAAACATTACAGGAATACCACTTTCAAGGGAAATAGTAGCACATCCCTTTGAAACTTCAGAACATACATAATCAAAATGAGGAGTAGCTCCCTTTATTACAGCTCCTAAAGCAATAACAGCGTCGTATTTTTTAGATTCAACCATTTTTTTAACAGCTATAGGTATTTCAAAGGCTCCTGGAACCCATGCTAAAGTAATGTTATCTCCATTAACTTCATGTCTTCTTAGAGCATCTTCAGCTCCACCTATTAGTTTTGAAGTTATAAATTCATTAAATCTTCCTGCTACAATTCCTATTCTTAAACCTTTTCCACTAAAATTTCCTTCTAATACTTTCATTTCTGCCTCCTAAATTTTTTTTTTAAGCTTGCAGGGACCAAAAAAAACCTGAAATAAAATTTCAGGTTTGGTTACAATTGCTAATTATTTCCAAGCTAAATAAATCATTAAAATTATATTTTAACAATCAACGTGAAAAAAAGCATATATTGTAATCTTCTTTCATCCAGACTATACTGTCGGTCTTGGAGTTTCACCAAGTCTGTGATTTATCACTTGCGGACTTTACCGCCGATCGGGAATTTCACCCTGCCCTGAAGTTTTACATTTTCATTATTCTATTTACTAACAAACAAATTATACAATATATACATTGAAAATGTCAATATTTCTTTAATTAATTTTTAAATTTCTTAGAATTAAAGTATTCAAGAATTGCAAAACCTATAACTAGCATAACTGATAAAAGCAAAATAGGTGCTATTGGACTGTACTGAACTCTTAGCTTAGTGGTATAGAAAACTAAGTTGAATATAGGTCCAAGAATGGCAATAACTGAAAATCCAAGGGAATAATCTTTTAAAACAGGGGTTTTTAATTCAGGATCACAAATTCTCAATAGTAATAACCCTGTTATAAATATTCCTGTTGAAGTTCCAAACATAGTAACACATCTTTGAAAGTGAAAATTATCTTTGAAATATTTTTTACATAAAAAATCAATGAAAAACCATGTGGAGAATATTCCAATTGTTGCAGTTATAAGTATAGGAACAATGTATGTGTATACAGCTCTTAGAGGTAGAGTAGCAACAGCTGAAACAACAGCGTATTCAATTAAAAGCCCAGAGACCATGTTTCTCAATTCAAGGTTAACACCTTCTGCCACACTATAATTTTTAACATATTTCCAAATAACAAACATTATAATCATAGCCAAAGACCAAGAGGATATATTTGAAAGTATGAAAATATTATATTTCCTAAATAAATTAGACATTACAAAGGCAGCTCCACATGCAAAAAATACAAGGGAAAAATATACAATTAATCTATTTGTTTTTAAATTTGTTCCTTTGTTGGAAACAGTTGGAGATTCTTTTTCATTACTTATATTGTATTTTATAATTTCAAGTTCCTTAAAAGAATAGGTTCTTCTTTTTCTTTTTTCAATATTTATTAGAACTATTCCAAATATAATTCCAAAAACAAGACCAAATGTTGCCATTGAAGCAGCTACCCCTTGGGCTAAATTCCAATATTTTAAATTTAAATCCTTTAGAATAAGTCCAATGATACCAGCTATTCCATGTCCCCCAGCAAATCCAGCATTAAGCTCAGAACCAAAGGATTCATAAATTGAATTTGGTTTAAAAATAGTGTAAAAATAATTTACTAAAAATCCAATTAAAAGTTGTAGAAAGGTAACTAAAAAAAGAATTAAAGTCATATTAATTCCTGAAAAATTATGTTTTTTAGATTTTTCAAGCTTTAGTCCAATTGGAATTGAAGCTGTTAATGGGATGATTAAAATACTAGGTATTGATTTTATACTTTGGTATATTTCAACAGGAATAATATTAAAATATCTTCCTAAAATTTCAGGACCTATAATTAACCCAATTAATCCTCCAATAATAGAGGAAGGAATAAAAAATTTATTTAAAAATCTAGACTTTGATTTTATAAATATCCCAAGTAGTGTAAGTAAACTGATGAAAGACAAGTTGTAAAGTATTTCCATGATATATTCTCCTTTAATAAATTTAGAACTATTATTACATAAATACACAATAAAGTCAAAAATGGATTCTGTAAGTTCTTTGACCACTGGAAAATTTTCTAAAAAAAAGATACTCTTAAAAAAGAGTATCAAATAATTTTATTAATTTAGATTGATAATTCTTGCTTATTAGTATGTTGCTAGGTCATCATCTTTTATATCAGAAATAAACATACATCCAGGAGCATGAGTTATTACAAGCTCTGGTTTAACATTCATTATTACTGCTTGAGGTGTGACTCCACATGCCCAGAATACAGGTACTTCCCCCTCTTTAATAGTTACAGCATCTCCAAAATCTGGTTTTGATATGTCTTTTATTCCAATTTTTTCAGGTTCTCCTATATGAATAGGTGCTCCATGAACTCTAGGAAATCTTGAGGTAATTGCAACAGCTTTTTCAACTAGATCCTTTGCTATTGGTCTCATACTAACAACAGTAGGTCCATTAAAAATTCCTGCTGGATTGCATTCTATATTTGTTATATACATAGGAACATTACGATTTTCTTCAATATGACGTATACCAATTTCTTCATCTGACAAAGCCTTTTCAAATGTAAAACTACAACCAAGTAGAAAAGAAACTAAATCATCAGACCACAAATTTAAGATATTATTTACTTCTTCTACCAATATTCCATCTCTATAAACACGATATTTTGGTATATCTGTACGAATATCTGCAGAAGGTGCAATTAAACCAGGTATAAATTTCCCAGGTTCACAGATATCTAAGATAGGACAAGGTTTAGGATTCCGTTGGCAGAATATAAGAAAATCCATAGCATATTTAGCAGGAAGTATTACCAGATTAGCTTGAGTGTATCCGTAAGCCATGCCTGGTGTGGGACCTGTCCATTTTTCTAGTCTTATTTCGTTTCTTGCTTGTTCTCCATTATTAATAACCAATATTACCATCTCCTTTTTAAAGTTATCATCATATTTTGTTATTATGTATACGTCTTTCTTTTAAATAGATTATATACTTACAAATAGAAAGCGTTTATAAAAAAAAGTATAACATCCATATGTGAAAAATACAAGGAAAAAATATATAGTTAATTTATTTGTTTTTAAACGTATTTTTTATTGATACTTTTAAGTCCAATAGTTATAAATATTGAAATAGAGATTATTAAAGTAAGTAATTCATTTGTTGGGGCAGACATCCAAATTCCAAGTTCATTAAACATATTAGGGAAAGTATAAAGTAAAATATTTATTAAAATAAAGCCTCTAAGGGCACTTAATATACTAGAAATAAATGAATTTTCTATAGCTGTAAAGAAGGATGAAATAACAATATTTACACCAACTAATAAATATGTGAAACTATAAATATTTATTGCTTTTTTAGTAATGTTATAAATTGTTCTATCACCATTTATAAATATAGAAATTATATTTCCCACATAGGTATTTATAAATATATAAAATATTATTCCAAGTAAAATAACAGTGGTCAATTCTATTTTTAGTATTTTTTTAATTCTTTCAAATTTTAAAGCTCCATAATTATAACTTATAACAGGCTGTATTCCCTGTGAAAAACCAGTCATAGTCATAGTTACCAATGTGGAAATATATCCAATTATTCCAAAGGCAGAAACACCCTTTTCTCCCATAATCTTCATAATAATAATATTAAAGGCCATAATAACTATTCCTGTGGCAGTTTCTGTTATAAACTCTGAAAATCCTTTGTAACAAATATTCAATGAATTTTTAAGGGTTACTTTAGTAGGAATAAATTTTAATTTTTTAGAATGAAGAACAAGATATAGAAGAAGGAAAAAAGCAGTTCCAAACTGAGCAATTCCAGTTGCAAGGGCAGCTCCTTTTATTCCCCAATGTAAATGCAGTATAAAATAATAATCTAAAAAAATATTTAAAATTGCTCCAACAAATAGACATAGCATTGAATATGCAGGACATCCTTCTATTCGAACAAATACTTCAAAACCATAAGATAGTAAATAAAAAAGTGTAAAAAAGGATAAATAAGATAAATAAGTGGCAGCATCATTTAAGATAACATCATTGGCCCCTAAAAGCCTAACAATTTCCTTAGGGAAAAGAACTCCCAATGTTCCTAAAAATGATCCGAATATAAATAGTAACTCTAAAGACAAACTATAGATTTGGTTTGCTTTTTCTTTATTACCTTCACCTAAATTAATGGCTATTATTGTTGAACTACCTATTGCAATCATTATACCTAGGGCAAAGGATAAATTAACATAGGGCATCACAATGTTTACCGCTGCAATTTCCTTTGTTCCCAAATATCTTCCAATAAATGTTCCATCAACAATTGTATATAAAGAAAAAATCCACATGGTTATCACAGAGGGACAACCGTACTTGAAGATAATCCTCGTGAGGCTATCCTTACCTAAATCTAATTTCATAATATCACTCTCCTACTAACATTATAAACTATAGAATAGTTCCAATGTCAAGAGAATGTAGCTTATTTTTTAGAGCCTTGGATTTTTTAGGATCCCCATTAGCTGAAATTCCTATTACATATTCCCCTTCCTTAAGAACACTTGCAAATCTAGTGTTCATAAGAGTTTTAGATGTGATGTTATTAACTAGTATGTTGTGTTCATCACAATACATATATAGTTCTTCATTTAATTTCTCATTATCTGTTGCAAGAATAACTAAAAAACTATTTAAACATTGTTTTTTTAAATCTTCCCTACTAAAATTACCAACTTGAAGATCTATTAAATTATTATTGAGAGCTAATTTTGTCAATCTAGGATCTCTTACTTCCCTTGTGAGAATCTTTATATTTCCTTCATATTCTAGAACAGTGGAAACCTTTCTAAAGGCAATCTTCCCAGCTCCAATTACAAGGATATTTTTATTTTTTAAATTAATAAATAATGGAAAAAAATTATTTGAATTATTCATAAATCCTCCTTAAAAAATTAATACTTTATTGTAACCTTTTCTTAAAATAAAAGCTAGTATATTATATAGTCCGATAAAACATTTAAATATTAATTTATTTTTAAGTATATAAAACCTAACATTTTTAGATAAATTTATCAATAGTTTTTATCTTTTATGTTATAATATTGTAAATTGTTAGGTGGAGGAAGATATATGAATTCTCATAAGAAAACATTTTATAAAATAGGAGAGATTAGTAAGTTATATGGAATTAGCAGTGATCTTTTAAGATATTATAATAAAATAGGCCTAGTGAAACCAGATTTTATTGGAGAGAATGGATATAGATACTACTCTAAAAGACAAATTTGGAAATTAAATAGTATAAGAAATTTGAGAAATTTAGGTATAGGATTAGAGGATATAAAAAAGTTTCTTTATGAAAGAAACACGAGAAATACTGAGGAAATGCTTGAATTTCAGCTAAATGTTATATCTGATAAAATTAATAATTTGCAAGAATTAAAAGAAGAAATTAATAATAAAATAGAAAATATAAACTTTTTTAAAGGATTTGAAGAATTTGATAAACCTATACTAAAATATATTCCAGAAAGAAAAATTTTAAAATCCAAGGGGATATTAAAAAAAGACTGGGAAATAGACTTTGAGATAAAAATTTTAAATAAAAAAACAACCTACAAAGATGACATTATATTAACTAACAATGAAATAGGAGCTTTTATATCCAAGGAGAATTTTTACAAAAAAGAATACCAAACCTTTTCAGGAACCTTTATAATAAATGAAGAAAAGGGAGAAAAGCTTAAAGAAGGTTATTATTTAAGTTTAACTTTCAGAGGGAGCTATAAATATAGTTCCAAATATTATGAAATTTTAAAACTTTACATTAAAAATAATAACTATAGGATAATTGGTGAGATTTTAGAAATTTACCATATAGAAGTTCATATAACAGAAGAGGAAGATGAATATATAACAGAAATTCAAATTCCAATTGAAAAAATAATTTGTGATTAAAGGATGTATAAAAAATAAAAGGAAAAGGAGATGTTTTATGTTTAACAAAGAAGTGATATTAGAACAAGGAAAAAAGTATGATAGTTTTTATCTTTATGATGAAAATATTGTTTTAGGAAACATTAAAAAATTAAAGAAAAATTTTCCAAATGTTAAATTTTTGTATTCTGTAAAATCAAATCATCATCCAGAAATATTAAAAACAATATTTGCCCAAGGAATTGGAGCAGATGCAGCTAGTAGTAATGAAGTTTTAAAGGCTTTTAATAATAATGTACCAAAGGAAGAAATTCTATACTCTGCTCCAGGAAAATCAATTAAAGATATTGAAACAGCCTTTGATAAATGTATATTTACAGCTGATAGTTTAAATGAAATTAAAATGTTAAATGATTTTGGAAAAGAAAAAGATCAAATAATGGAAATAGGTATTAGAGTTAATCCAGATTTTACTTTTTATTCTGATTTTGGAGTTGCCACTAAGTTTGGAATAGACGAAGAAATATTAATGGAAAATTTAGATCTATTAAATTCTTTTGAAAATATAAAAATAATAGGAATACATGTTCACTCAAGTAGTCAAGAATTGAATACAGAAATATTAAAAAAATATTATAGAAATATGTTTTCCCTAACTAAAGAACTTCAAAATAAGTTGAATTTAAAGTTAAAATTTATTAATTTAGGATCAGGAATAGGAATTCCTTTTTCAGTTACTGACAATCCTGTTGATGTTAAGGATTTAGGAAAAGAATTAAATTCCCTTTGTGAAAAATTTAAAGATGAAATAAAAGGTGTTCAACTTTATATAGAAACTGGTCGTTATTTATGTGGACCTAGTGGAGTCTATGCTACAAAAGTAATAGACATTAAAATCTCTAGAGGAAAGAAATTTGTTATATTAAAAAATACTTTCAATGGATTTATAAGACCATCAATGGAAGCATTTGTTAAATCATATTCTGACAATCCAAAAATGAATGAACCTTTATTTACTAAAAAGGGAGCTTTTCAATATGTTGTGTTAACAGATGAAAAGAAATTAGAGAAAGTTGATTTATATGGAAATCTATGTACTTCAACAGATTTAGTTGGAAAAGATTTGATTTTACCAAAAATAAAAATTGGAGATTTAATAGTTATGACAAATGCAGGATGTTACGCAGCAGTATTAACTCCTTTCCAATTTTCTTCACAAATTCCACCAAAGGAACTATATTTAA
The nucleotide sequence above comes from Fusobacterium sp. IOR10. Encoded proteins:
- the ribE gene encoding 6,7-dimethyl-8-ribityllumazine synthase, coding for MKVLEGNFSGKGLRIGIVAGRFNEFITSKLIGGAEDALRRHEVNGDNITLAWVPGAFEIPIAVKKMVESKKYDAVIALGAVIKGATPHFDYVCSEVSKGCATISLESGIPVMFGVLTTNSIEEAIERAGTKAGNKGFDVANGAIEMCNLLKEM
- a CDS encoding sodium/glutamate symporter translates to MEILYNLSFISLLTLLGIFIKSKSRFLNKFFIPSSIIGGLIGLIIGPEILGRYFNIIPVEIYQSIKSIPSILIIPLTASIPIGLKLEKSKKHNFSGINMTLILFLVTFLQLLIGFLVNYFYTIFKPNSIYESFGSELNAGFAGGHGIAGIIGLILKDLNLKYWNLAQGVAASMATFGLVFGIIFGIVLINIEKRKRRTYSFKELEIIKYNISNEKESPTVSNKGTNLKTNRLIVYFSLVFFACGAAFVMSNLFRKYNIFILSNISSWSLAMIIMFVIWKYVKNYSVAEGVNLELRNMVSGLLIEYAVVSAVATLPLRAVYTYIVPILITATIGIFSTWFFIDFLCKKYFKDNFHFQRCVTMFGTSTGIFITGLLLLRICDPELKTPVLKDYSLGFSVIAILGPIFNLVFYTTKLRVQYSPIAPILLLSVMLVIGFAILEYFNSKKFKN
- a CDS encoding putative hydro-lyase, whose translation is MVINNGEQARNEIRLEKWTGPTPGMAYGYTQANLVILPAKYAMDFLIFCQRNPKPCPILDICEPGKFIPGLIAPSADIRTDIPKYRVYRDGILVEEVNNILNLWSDDLVSFLLGCSFTFEKALSDEEIGIRHIEENRNVPMYITNIECNPAGIFNGPTVVSMRPIAKDLVEKAVAITSRFPRVHGAPIHIGEPEKIGIKDISKPDFGDAVTIKEGEVPVFWACGVTPQAVIMNVKPELVITHAPGCMFISDIKDDDLATY
- a CDS encoding MATE family efflux transporter translates to MKLDLGKDSLTRIIFKYGCPSVITMWIFSLYTIVDGTFIGRYLGTKEIAAVNIVMPYVNLSFALGIMIAIGSSTIIAINLGEGNKEKANQIYSLSLELLFIFGSFLGTLGVLFPKEIVRLLGANDVILNDAATYLSYLSFFTLFYLLSYGFEVFVRIEGCPAYSMLCLFVGAILNIFLDYYFILHLHWGIKGAALATGIAQFGTAFFLLLYLVLHSKKLKFIPTKVTLKNSLNICYKGFSEFITETATGIVIMAFNIIIMKIMGEKGVSAFGIIGYISTLVTMTMTGFSQGIQPVISYNYGALKFERIKKILKIELTTVILLGIIFYIFINTYVGNIISIFINGDRTIYNITKKAINIYSFTYLLVGVNIVISSFFTAIENSFISSILSALRGFILINILLYTFPNMFNELGIWMSAPTNELLTLIISISIFITIGLKSINKKYV
- a CDS encoding bifunctional precorrin-2 dehydrogenase/sirohydrochlorin ferrochelatase; the protein is MNNSNNFFPLFINLKNKNILVIGAGKIAFRKVSTVLEYEGNIKILTREVRDPRLTKLALNNNLIDLQVGNFSREDLKKQCLNSFLVILATDNEKLNEELYMYCDEHNILVNNITSKTLMNTRFASVLKEGEYVIGISANGDPKKSKALKNKLHSLDIGTIL
- a CDS encoding MerR family transcriptional regulator — its product is MNSHKKTFYKIGEISKLYGISSDLLRYYNKIGLVKPDFIGENGYRYYSKRQIWKLNSIRNLRNLGIGLEDIKKFLYERNTRNTEEMLEFQLNVISDKINNLQELKEEINNKIENINFFKGFEEFDKPILKYIPERKILKSKGILKKDWEIDFEIKILNKKTTYKDDIILTNNEIGAFISKENFYKKEYQTFSGTFIINEEKGEKLKEGYYLSLTFRGSYKYSSKYYEILKLYIKNNNYRIIGEILEIYHIEVHITEEEDEYITEIQIPIEKIICD
- a CDS encoding diaminopimelate decarboxylase, translating into MFNKEVILEQGKKYDSFYLYDENIVLGNIKKLKKNFPNVKFLYSVKSNHHPEILKTIFAQGIGADAASSNEVLKAFNNNVPKEEILYSAPGKSIKDIETAFDKCIFTADSLNEIKMLNDFGKEKDQIMEIGIRVNPDFTFYSDFGVATKFGIDEEILMENLDLLNSFENIKIIGIHVHSSSQELNTEILKKYYRNMFSLTKELQNKLNLKLKFINLGSGIGIPFSVTDNPVDVKDLGKELNSLCEKFKDEIKGVQLYIETGRYLCGPSGVYATKVIDIKISRGKKFVILKNTFNGFIRPSMEAFVKSYSDNPKMNEPLFTKKGAFQYVVLTDEKKLEKVDLYGNLCTSTDLVGKDLILPKIKIGDLIVMTNAGCYAAVLTPFQFSSQIPPKELYLKKDGNIIL